The following proteins are co-located in the Thermococcus sp. genome:
- a CDS encoding pyruvate/ketoisovalerate ferredoxin oxidoreductase subunit gamma — MIEIRFHGRGGQGAVTAANILASAAFKQGKYVQAFPFFGVERRGAPVTAFTRIDDKPIRIKTQIYEPDIVVVLDPSLLDTVDVTAGLKDNGTVIVNTEKSKEEVLEKLKKKPAKLALVDATTIALDILGLPITNTAILGAVAKATGIVDLKYVQEAIKETFSGTLGEKNAKAAEEAFNKTVVYEL; from the coding sequence ATGATTGAGATACGTTTTCACGGTAGGGGTGGACAGGGTGCCGTTACGGCCGCCAACATTCTAGCCTCTGCAGCATTCAAACAGGGCAAATACGTCCAGGCGTTTCCCTTCTTTGGCGTTGAGAGGCGTGGAGCGCCTGTTACTGCTTTCACCAGAATTGACGATAAGCCGATAAGGATTAAGACCCAGATTTACGAGCCAGACATTGTTGTCGTTCTCGACCCGAGCCTTCTTGACACCGTTGACGTCACCGCTGGCCTTAAGGACAATGGAACTGTCATAGTAAACACTGAAAAGAGCAAGGAGGAAGTCCTTGAGAAGCTCAAGAAGAAGCCTGCCAAGCTTGCCCTCGTTGACGCTACAACCATAGCCCTCGACATACTCGGCCTTCCGATTACCAACACCGCTATTCTCGGTGCCGTTGCCAAGGCCACCGGTATCGTTGACCTCAAATACGTTCAGGAAGCAATCAAGGAGACCTTCTCAGGAACCCTTGGCGAGAAGAACGCCAAGGCTGCTGAGGAAGCGTTCAACAAGACCGTAGTTTATGAGCTTTAA
- a CDS encoding inorganic phosphate transporter: MEGLAIAIIAVAFYIAWNIGSNDSANAMGTAVGSGILSFRQATLTIAIFVVLGAYLKGYKVMKTVGKGIVPEGFLTMKMALLALLAAGIWVTIATVKGLPVSTTQSIVGGVIGVGLAMKAPVNWFTMGKIAAAWVISPILSGILAMVLYKFYSKVISGIKSVSTIEALYKALAILGGSYMAFNFGTNEVANASGPIVGAGFMEPKTAGVLVAISLAIGSLTFSYAVMHTVGKKITALGPISAFAAQFGSAISVSLANFLGLPVSSSQSIVGGVVGVGLLMGQGVEKKVVRDILFGWVATPLTAIGISFLLVKLFSFAGML; this comes from the coding sequence ATGGAGGGACTTGCAATAGCTATAATCGCAGTGGCGTTCTACATAGCGTGGAACATAGGATCAAATGATTCTGCCAATGCGATGGGCACCGCTGTAGGTTCGGGAATCCTGAGTTTCAGACAGGCAACGCTGACGATAGCGATATTCGTTGTTCTGGGGGCATATTTAAAGGGCTACAAGGTCATGAAAACCGTTGGCAAGGGCATAGTGCCCGAGGGCTTCCTAACCATGAAGATGGCACTGCTGGCACTACTGGCCGCGGGAATCTGGGTGACGATAGCAACGGTCAAGGGGTTACCGGTTTCAACAACGCAGTCAATAGTCGGTGGCGTCATCGGCGTCGGTTTAGCAATGAAAGCACCTGTAAATTGGTTCACAATGGGTAAAATAGCGGCCGCATGGGTTATATCTCCAATCTTATCCGGAATTCTCGCAATGGTTCTCTACAAGTTTTATTCAAAGGTAATCTCTGGCATAAAAAGTGTCTCAACTATTGAAGCACTCTACAAGGCCCTTGCAATACTCGGGGGTTCTTACATGGCCTTCAACTTCGGAACCAATGAAGTCGCAAACGCTTCCGGTCCGATAGTTGGAGCGGGCTTTATGGAACCAAAGACAGCGGGCGTTCTCGTGGCAATAAGCCTCGCGATAGGCTCGCTAACCTTCAGCTACGCCGTCATGCACACAGTCGGCAAGAAGATAACGGCCCTCGGGCCTATTTCTGCCTTCGCGGCACAGTTTGGCTCGGCGATATCGGTAAGTCTGGCCAACTTCCTCGGACTTCCGGTAAGTTCAAGCCAGTCCATAGTCGGTGGCGTCGTCGGGGTGGGCCTTTTAATGGGACAGGGAGTCGAGAAGAAAGTGGTCAGGGACATACTGTTCGGCTGGGTCGCAACGCCCTTAACCGCCATAGGGATTTCCTTCCTTCTGGTCAAGCTTTTCAGTTTTGCAGGGATGCTTTAA
- a CDS encoding 3-methyl-2-oxobutanoate dehydrogenase subunit delta, whose product MNTLFGEKKARAEKLVFTSVEQYPEAPITLGTTLSNFTGDWRTFIPVVNDDKCVKCYICWKFCPEPAIYIREDGYVGIDYDYCKGCGICANECPTNAITMEKEEK is encoded by the coding sequence TTGAACACTTTGTTTGGAGAAAAGAAAGCCCGGGCTGAAAAGCTCGTGTTCACCTCCGTGGAGCAGTATCCTGAGGCTCCAATAACCTTAGGAACAACCCTTAGCAACTTCACAGGCGACTGGAGAACTTTTATTCCCGTTGTAAACGATGACAAGTGCGTCAAGTGCTACATCTGCTGGAAGTTCTGTCCCGAGCCGGCAATTTACATCAGGGAAGACGGCTACGTCGGCATAGACTACGACTATTGTAAGGGTTGTGGTATCTGCGCGAACGAGTGCCCGACAAACGCTATAACAATGGAGAAGGAGGAGAAGTGA